One genomic window of Daphnia pulex isolate KAP4 chromosome 10, ASM2113471v1 includes the following:
- the LOC124205239 gene encoding ets DNA-binding protein pokkuri-like isoform X1, whose translation MNNDIPVVSSAFNRVNGSNGSSLWTPTSASPSSVHHQPFILAPPPAGTASHGNHHHHHNSSNSSNNTNGSTSTGSPMKVPVKPPPLKSLPPLSGYGGGQTVPLSPSGLAVSMADRLPLPHLTLPFSPDILWRYPTQFSALTSSSPASGGPGSGSSSSAGHHHHQQQPSSPHLDVKPHLPGALGPDPRTWAREDVVTFLRWCEREFDLPGLDLDKFQMNGKALCLLNKSDIAERAPGSGDVVHNALQLLLRDAPYTGRVPSSPLTPHPHTAHQQHLLSHALAAAAAHQQQQQQQQQQQNSSSSGSNSGGNNGGGSHLLSPPNSARTPTSASGWPSANQLFSSADFHSLGHLIQQTNSVTLSPAPSVSDGSGNSQGGSPSHAEQSAAAAAAAAAMAAQAHINFYTQALAQAHNQAQAAAANNAHHHHSNQAGSNSGSQSDSEENDSVQDNSPARSPAPSTPIHLVPPPMSPLATTFSSAASSKNMDKDPLATTPDRNGGGGGGDGLDSGSNGRLLWDFLQQLLNDPSQRYSHYIAWKNRETGVFKITDPAGLARLWGIQKNHPSMNYDKMSRALRYYYRVNILRKVQGERHCYQFLRNPIELKSIKNISLLRHQMAAAAAAAATTTTATTTTASGSSGSSTASSGKMADSTDASLERYSPSSSCNAPDQDFDAEPRRFANNNNNEQDPEDNDCDMPTDLSMERRGINGTNPYLTSIKTENMAS comes from the exons ATGAATAACGACATTCCCGTTGTATCGTCAGCCTTCAACCGTGTG aACGGTAGCAACGGGTCATCTCTTTGGACACCGACCTCCGCTTCTCCTTCTTCCGTGCACCACCAGCCTTTCATCTTAGCTCCGCCTCCGGCTGGAACAGCCTCACACggcaatcatcatcatcatcacaatagcagcaacagcagtaaTAATACCAACGGCAGTACAAGCACTGGCTCTCCTATGAAAGTGCCCGTCAAACCACCGCCTCTCAAGTCCCTTCcg CCTTTGTCTGGATACGGTGGCGGCCAAACCGTTCCGCTCTCTCCTTCCGGCCTGGCAGTCAGCATGGCAGACCGGCTTCCTCTTCCGCACCTGACGTTGCCGTTCAGCCCGGATATTCTTTGGCGCTATCCGACCCAATTTTCAGCTCTAACTTCGTCGTCACCCGCCTCAGGTGGTCCAGGCAGTGGCTCGTCGTCCTCGGCTggacatcaccaccaccaacaacaaccttcTTCACCTCATCTTGACGTCAAACCTCACCTGCCAGGTGCCCTAG GTCCAGATCCCCGTACATGGGCCCGCGAGGATGTCGTCACGTTCCTGCGCTGGTGCGAGCGCGAATTTGACCTTCCTGGTCTCGATCTCGACAAATTCCAGATGAATG GCAAAGCATTGTGTTTGCTTAACAAATCCGACATTGCCGAGAGAGCGCCCGGATCTGGAGACGTGGTCCACAATGCGTTGCAATTACTTTTGCGTGATGCTCCTTACACTGGCCGAGTGCCCAGCAGCCCTTTGACTCCTCATCCTCACACGGCCCATCAGCAGCATTTGCTTTCTCACGCCctggccgccgctgccgctcaccaacaacagcagcaacaacagcaacaacaacagaattcCTCGTCTTCCGGCTCGAATTCCGGCGGTAATAATGGCGGTGGCAGTCATCTGCTTTCGCCTCCCAATTCAGCGCGGACTCCCACGTCGGCGTCTGGATGGCCTTCGGCCAATCAGCTGTTTTCTTCTGCCGATTTCCATAGCCTGGGCCATTTGATTCAACAGACCAACTCTGTGACGCTCAGTCCGGCACCTTCGGTCTCGGACGGAAGCGGCAACAGCCAGGGAGGCAGCCCGTCTCACGCGGAACAATCTGCAGCTGCtgcggccgccgctgccgccatGGCCGCTCAGGCCCACATCAATTTTTACACGCAGGCTCTTGCCCAGGCGCACAATCAAGCTCAAGCGGCTGCCGCCAACAacgcccaccaccaccacagcaaTCAGGCTGGATCCAACTCCGGAAGCCAGTCGGATTCGGAAGAAAACGACAGCGTTCAAGACAATAGCCCGGCTCGATCGCCGGCCCCATCGACTCCGATCCATTTGGTGCCTCCGCCCATGTCACCACTTGCCACGACGTTTAGCTCTGCGGCCTCGTCTAAAAACATGGATAAAGACCCGCTGGCCACGACGCCTGACCGGaatggaggaggaggcggaggaGATGGACTGGATTCGGGATCAAATGGTCGCCTACTTTGGGACTTTCTTCAGCAGCTGCTCAATGATCCATCGCAGCGCTATTCGCACTATATCGCTTGGAAAAATCGAGAAACGGGTGTTTTTAAGATAACCGACCCGGCCGGACTGGCCCGTCTTTGGGGCATTCAAAAGAATCACCCGTCCATGAATTATGACAAGATGTCTCGCGCTTTGCGCTATTATTACCGCGTCAATATTTTACGCAAAGTCCAGGGAGAACGTCATTGCTACCA attTCTCCGGAATCCAATTGAGCTCAAAAGcatcaaaaacatttctttgctACGCCACCAAATggctgcggcggcggctgcggccgctacgacgacgacagcaacaacaacaacggcgtCGGGTTCTTCCGGTTCATCGACGGCGTCTAGCGGTAAAATGGCCGACAGTACGGACGCTTCTTTGGAGCGCTACTCGCCGTCTAGCAGCTGTAACGCTCCCGATCAAGACTTTGACGCCGAACCTCGGCGAttcgccaacaacaacaacaacgaacaGGATCCGGAAGACAACGACTGCGACATGCCGACCGATTTGAGCATGGAGCGACGCGGAATCAACGGTACCAATCCCTACCTGACGTCCATCAAGACGGAAAACATGGCCTCGTGA
- the LOC124205239 gene encoding ets DNA-binding protein pokkuri-like isoform X2: protein MKVPVKPPPLKSLPPLSGYGGGQTVPLSPSGLAVSMADRLPLPHLTLPFSPDILWRYPTQFSALTSSSPASGGPGSGSSSSAGHHHHQQQPSSPHLDVKPHLPGALGPDPRTWAREDVVTFLRWCEREFDLPGLDLDKFQMNGKALCLLNKSDIAERAPGSGDVVHNALQLLLRDAPYTGRVPSSPLTPHPHTAHQQHLLSHALAAAAAHQQQQQQQQQQQNSSSSGSNSGGNNGGGSHLLSPPNSARTPTSASGWPSANQLFSSADFHSLGHLIQQTNSVTLSPAPSVSDGSGNSQGGSPSHAEQSAAAAAAAAAMAAQAHINFYTQALAQAHNQAQAAAANNAHHHHSNQAGSNSGSQSDSEENDSVQDNSPARSPAPSTPIHLVPPPMSPLATTFSSAASSKNMDKDPLATTPDRNGGGGGGDGLDSGSNGRLLWDFLQQLLNDPSQRYSHYIAWKNRETGVFKITDPAGLARLWGIQKNHPSMNYDKMSRALRYYYRVNILRKVQGERHCYQFLRNPIELKSIKNISLLRHQMAAAAAAAATTTTATTTTASGSSGSSTASSGKMADSTDASLERYSPSSSCNAPDQDFDAEPRRFANNNNNEQDPEDNDCDMPTDLSMERRGINGTNPYLTSIKTENMAS from the exons ATGAAAGTGCCCGTCAAACCACCGCCTCTCAAGTCCCTTCcg CCTTTGTCTGGATACGGTGGCGGCCAAACCGTTCCGCTCTCTCCTTCCGGCCTGGCAGTCAGCATGGCAGACCGGCTTCCTCTTCCGCACCTGACGTTGCCGTTCAGCCCGGATATTCTTTGGCGCTATCCGACCCAATTTTCAGCTCTAACTTCGTCGTCACCCGCCTCAGGTGGTCCAGGCAGTGGCTCGTCGTCCTCGGCTggacatcaccaccaccaacaacaaccttcTTCACCTCATCTTGACGTCAAACCTCACCTGCCAGGTGCCCTAG GTCCAGATCCCCGTACATGGGCCCGCGAGGATGTCGTCACGTTCCTGCGCTGGTGCGAGCGCGAATTTGACCTTCCTGGTCTCGATCTCGACAAATTCCAGATGAATG GCAAAGCATTGTGTTTGCTTAACAAATCCGACATTGCCGAGAGAGCGCCCGGATCTGGAGACGTGGTCCACAATGCGTTGCAATTACTTTTGCGTGATGCTCCTTACACTGGCCGAGTGCCCAGCAGCCCTTTGACTCCTCATCCTCACACGGCCCATCAGCAGCATTTGCTTTCTCACGCCctggccgccgctgccgctcaccaacaacagcagcaacaacagcaacaacaacagaattcCTCGTCTTCCGGCTCGAATTCCGGCGGTAATAATGGCGGTGGCAGTCATCTGCTTTCGCCTCCCAATTCAGCGCGGACTCCCACGTCGGCGTCTGGATGGCCTTCGGCCAATCAGCTGTTTTCTTCTGCCGATTTCCATAGCCTGGGCCATTTGATTCAACAGACCAACTCTGTGACGCTCAGTCCGGCACCTTCGGTCTCGGACGGAAGCGGCAACAGCCAGGGAGGCAGCCCGTCTCACGCGGAACAATCTGCAGCTGCtgcggccgccgctgccgccatGGCCGCTCAGGCCCACATCAATTTTTACACGCAGGCTCTTGCCCAGGCGCACAATCAAGCTCAAGCGGCTGCCGCCAACAacgcccaccaccaccacagcaaTCAGGCTGGATCCAACTCCGGAAGCCAGTCGGATTCGGAAGAAAACGACAGCGTTCAAGACAATAGCCCGGCTCGATCGCCGGCCCCATCGACTCCGATCCATTTGGTGCCTCCGCCCATGTCACCACTTGCCACGACGTTTAGCTCTGCGGCCTCGTCTAAAAACATGGATAAAGACCCGCTGGCCACGACGCCTGACCGGaatggaggaggaggcggaggaGATGGACTGGATTCGGGATCAAATGGTCGCCTACTTTGGGACTTTCTTCAGCAGCTGCTCAATGATCCATCGCAGCGCTATTCGCACTATATCGCTTGGAAAAATCGAGAAACGGGTGTTTTTAAGATAACCGACCCGGCCGGACTGGCCCGTCTTTGGGGCATTCAAAAGAATCACCCGTCCATGAATTATGACAAGATGTCTCGCGCTTTGCGCTATTATTACCGCGTCAATATTTTACGCAAAGTCCAGGGAGAACGTCATTGCTACCA attTCTCCGGAATCCAATTGAGCTCAAAAGcatcaaaaacatttctttgctACGCCACCAAATggctgcggcggcggctgcggccgctacgacgacgacagcaacaacaacaacggcgtCGGGTTCTTCCGGTTCATCGACGGCGTCTAGCGGTAAAATGGCCGACAGTACGGACGCTTCTTTGGAGCGCTACTCGCCGTCTAGCAGCTGTAACGCTCCCGATCAAGACTTTGACGCCGAACCTCGGCGAttcgccaacaacaacaacaacgaacaGGATCCGGAAGACAACGACTGCGACATGCCGACCGATTTGAGCATGGAGCGACGCGGAATCAACGGTACCAATCCCTACCTGACGTCCATCAAGACGGAAAACATGGCCTCGTGA
- the LOC124205240 gene encoding LARGE xylosyl- and glucuronyltransferase 2-like, giving the protein MTRRSIRLLVATLIFGTAILFGIFSIASNKNAQSQDFTKESYLEMKNELIKMKNENLKLKVQVNQQYEQPEINLDAPIVPSDQLKPCAKDASILVKRCEIIHVAIVCAGYDASRAVSTLIKSLLFYRKNPIHLHFIADAIAENILKTLFQTWDIPHMNYSFYSADELTSDVAWIPNKHYSGVYGLLKLTLPKVLPQSVDKVIVFDCDVTFSADIADLWAVISSFSSSQAIGLVENQSDWYLGKLWKNYEPWPALGRGFNTGVIAMDLKKLRSLNWNQLWLLTAEKDLVSHYFTSLADQDIFNAVLFQEPHLVYRLPCQYNVQLSDNTRSESCYSEVADLKIIHWNSPKKLKVKNKHSDFFRNFYYTFVGFDGNFLRRQLFHCNDSGFNQSSVDDLPVEDDACYEVRKARDAKYRTHLFYLSYDAGKIDDNDITWVAQLSLDRLQMIEPLCRLWEGPISLALYLSDTEADQFHSFVTESHYLNSRTNIGYHVVYKQGSLYPVNLLRNVALEQASTPFVFLCDIDFLPMPNLYNTLKKAVQSLKVATENKALVVPAFESQRYQTKVPRTKAEVIAALDMGDLLTFRYHDWALGHAATNFPMWRTATIPYKIKWEPNFEPYVVVRRDVTRYDPRFLGFGWNKVSHSMELHAQHYEFQVLPNAFIVHLPHSPSVDISKYRGSSQYRKCSESLKSEFIVDLKKRYSDFSFK; this is encoded by the exons ATGACAAGGAGGTCGATTAGACTTTTGGTTGCGACGTTAATATTCGGCACAGCAATCCTTTTTGGCATTTTCTCGATTGCTTCAAACAAAA ATGCCCAAAGTCAAGATTTTACCAAAGAGTCATACCTAGAGATGAAGAATGAAttgattaaaatgaaaaacgagaaTCTCAAGCTTAAAGTTCAAGTCAACCAACAATATGAGCAGCCAGAGATCAACTTAGATGCACCCATTGTACCCAGTGATCAGCTTAAACCCTGTGCCAAA GATGCTAGTATTCTTGTGAAACGCTGTGAAATCATTCATGTTGCTATTGTATGTGCTGGTTATGATGCTTCAAGAGCAGTCTCTACCCTAATCAAATCCTTGCTTTTTTACCGCAAGAATCCCATTCACCTTCATTTTATAGCTGATGCCATTGccgaaaacattttgaaaacacTATTTCAAACATGGGATATTCCCCATA TGAATTACAGTTTTTACTCAGCTGATGAACTAACTTCCGATGTAGCTTGGATTCCAAACAAACACTATTCTGGTGTTTATGGGCTCCTGAAACTTACGCTGCCCAAAGTTCTGCCTCAATCTGTGGACAAAGTCATAGTCTTTGATTGCGATGTCACCTTTTCAGCTGACATTGCAGATCTCTGGGCAGTTATCTCATCCTTCTCGTCCAGTCAG GCAATTGGACTTGTCGAGAATCAAAGTGACTGGTACTTGGGGAAATTGTGGAAAAACTATGAGCCATGGCCAGCCCTAGGCAGAGG aTTCAATACTGGAGTGATTGCGATGGACTTGAAAAAATTACGTTCGTTAAATTGGAATCAGCTATGGTTGCTGACGGCTGAAAAGGATCTAGTCAGTCATTATTTCACATCACTTGCTGATCAGGATATTTTTAATGCTGTACTTTTCCAAGAGCCACATCTCGTATATCGCCTCCCTTGCCAGTACAATGTCCAATTATCTGATAATACGCGATCTGAATCATGTTACAGTGAAGTCGCCGATTTGAAg attaTTCACTGGAACTCTCcgaagaaattaaaagtcAAGAACAAACACAGCGACTTTTTCCGTAATTTTTACTACACTTTTGTTGGTTTTGATGGAAACTTTCTCCGACGACAGCTTTTTCATTGTAACGATTCCGGATTTAACCAATCATCCGTCGATGATCTTCCG GTGGAAGATGATGCTTGCTACGAGGTCCGTAAAGCTCGTGATGCCAAATACCGAACGCatctcttttatttgtcttaTGATGCTGGTAAAATAGACGACAACGACATCACCTGGGTAGCACAGTTGTCACTTGACAGGCTGCAAATGATTGAACCCCTTTGTCGATTATGGGAAG gaCCAATAAGTCTCGCTCTTTACTTGTCTGACACGGAAGCCGATCAGTTCCATTCGTTTGTCACGGAATCGCACTACCTGAATTCCAGGACCAATATCGGTTATCACGTCGTTTATAAACAAGGA AGTTTGTATCCAGTCAATTTATTGAGGAACGTGGCTCTGGAACAGGCCAGCACGCCATTCGTCTTCCTCTGTGATATAGATTTCTTGCCCATGCCGAATCTCTACAATACATTGAAAAAAGCTGTCCAGTCGCTCAAAGTGGCCACCGAAAATAAG GCTTTGGTGGTTCCAGCTTTTGAAAGTCAACGGTATCAGACCAAAGTGCCCCGTACCAAAGCTGAGGTAATTGCCGCTCTGGACATGGGCGACCTGTTGACCTTTCGTTACCACGACTGGGCCCTAGGACACGCAGCCACCAACTTTCCCATGTGGAGGACGGCCACTATTCCTtacaaa ATTAAATGGGAACCAAATTTCGAGCCTTACGTTGTGGTGCGACGGGACGTGACACGCTACGATCCCCGATTCCTGGGTTTCGGTTGGAACAAGGTCTCGCATTCGATGGAATTACACGCCCAGCACTACGAGTTCCAAGTCTTGCCCAACGCGTTTATCGTCCACTTACCTCATTCGCCCAGCGTCGACATTTCCAAATATCGAGGCTCCTCCCAGTATCGAAA GTGCTCCGAATCTCTGAAATCGGAATTCATCGTCGATTTGAAGAAGCGCTACTCCGATTTTAGTTTCAAATAG